Proteins encoded together in one Neobacillus sp. FSL H8-0543 window:
- a CDS encoding LysE family translocator → MENFYLFVLMCIFLIILPGPDTAIATKNTVTVGRIGGLKTALGTCCALLIHTSAAVLGLSAIIVKSAYLFSVFKYVGAVYLIYLGVKTLWSLKNKEEAASLEMNTKSQFVNTSCFKQGFLTNILNPKVAVFFLTFLPQFVDSGSNTFFPFLIMGITYTVLTAVWFLLYVYLINQISAFMKKPKTQNIVEGITGTILIGFGIKLALEKTHN, encoded by the coding sequence ATGGAAAACTTTTATCTGTTTGTTCTTATGTGTATTTTTCTAATAATATTACCTGGTCCCGACACTGCAATTGCTACAAAAAATACTGTCACCGTTGGGCGAATCGGTGGTCTTAAAACTGCTTTAGGTACCTGTTGTGCCCTTCTTATCCATACTTCTGCTGCCGTTTTAGGACTTTCAGCCATCATTGTGAAATCAGCGTACTTATTTTCAGTCTTCAAATACGTGGGTGCTGTCTACTTAATTTATCTGGGTGTTAAGACATTATGGTCTTTGAAGAATAAGGAAGAAGCAGCAAGCCTTGAGATGAACACAAAAAGCCAGTTTGTAAACACGTCTTGTTTTAAACAAGGTTTCCTTACAAATATACTAAATCCCAAAGTTGCTGTCTTTTTCTTAACCTTTTTGCCTCAATTCGTTGACTCTGGAAGCAATACCTTTTTCCCGTTTCTAATAATGGGTATCACTTATACTGTATTGACTGCCGTATGGTTTTTACTTTATGTCTATTTAATTAATCAGATTAGTGCTTTTATGAAAAAACCTAAAACACAAAATATTGTTGAAGGAATCACAGGTACTATACTGATAGGTTTTGGTATAAAACTAGCTCTTGAAAAGACCCATAATTAG
- a CDS encoding C40 family peptidase, giving the protein MLKKFVVAFIIIVSFSSLFANMGDKAEAAYYHTKAVSVAKSNIGVPYQWGGMSPSGFDCSGFIKYSYARAGKTLNRTAAQMFYGNGYRIYNYIQPGDLMFYAPTKASSPTHVAMYIGNGKMIMASSSKGVMITSTNNPYWHPRYVGTKRV; this is encoded by the coding sequence ATGCTTAAGAAATTCGTCGTAGCTTTTATCATTATAGTTTCTTTCAGCTCTTTGTTTGCTAACATGGGTGATAAAGCGGAAGCAGCTTATTATCATACAAAAGCAGTTTCGGTTGCGAAGTCTAATATTGGAGTACCTTATCAATGGGGTGGGATGTCACCAAGTGGTTTTGATTGTTCAGGATTTATTAAGTATTCCTACGCAAGGGCTGGAAAAACACTAAATCGCACAGCCGCCCAAATGTTCTACGGTAACGGATATCGTATCTATAATTATATTCAACCAGGTGATTTAATGTTTTATGCTCCAACCAAGGCAAGTAGCCCAACACATGTTGCCATGTATATCGGGAATGGTAAAATGATTATGGCTTCTTCATCAAAAGGAGTCATGATTACAAGCACAAACAACCCATATTGGCATCCAAGATATGTTGGAACAAAACGCGTATAA
- a CDS encoding glycosyl hydrolase family 18 protein has translation MAKNCYWSFTIISLSMVFLLMSSCSQSQRKEEEYKTNKTPREVLGFYTEQEGTLPRSQPTVNSQFTNLSIIAPFWYKLDDKRPGNLIDSVTVDHKRKVIQSAHEKHIKVYMVVHNLFYETEEKGKQVASNILHNDKNRNVFIQNLRNEMNQFKYDGINIDMENLYLNDRDPFSLLIKKLSDALHLDGKVVTVSVPANTGDSRANPWSPWFDYEKLGLFSDSLMIMTYDEHNPRTTPGSTASVNWTEATIRYALKHGVPPSKILLGVASYGWDWDTTANETLYSSHAMLMGQITKYKAKVIWDSRSQTPHFSYVDKKHHSHQAWFENSHSLRFKLNLVEKYNLRGIGIWRLGLEDPMYWTTIPEKIKVKK, from the coding sequence ATGGCGAAAAATTGTTATTGGTCATTCACTATCATTTCTTTAAGCATGGTATTTTTACTAATGTCTTCCTGTAGTCAATCACAAAGAAAAGAGGAAGAATACAAGACCAATAAAACTCCCCGAGAGGTTTTAGGTTTCTATACAGAACAGGAAGGAACATTACCAAGGTCTCAACCTACAGTTAACTCACAATTCACTAATTTAAGCATCATTGCACCCTTTTGGTATAAGCTTGATGATAAACGACCAGGCAATCTTATAGATTCAGTTACAGTAGATCATAAAAGAAAGGTTATTCAGAGTGCTCATGAAAAACACATAAAGGTATATATGGTTGTACATAATCTCTTTTATGAAACCGAGGAGAAGGGAAAGCAGGTAGCGAGTAATATACTCCATAACGATAAAAACCGCAATGTTTTCATTCAGAACTTACGGAATGAAATGAATCAGTTTAAATATGACGGTATTAATATTGACATGGAAAATTTGTATTTGAATGACCGAGATCCCTTTAGTCTGCTGATAAAAAAATTGTCTGACGCTTTGCATCTAGATGGAAAAGTGGTTACAGTTTCGGTCCCGGCAAACACAGGTGATTCCCGTGCTAATCCCTGGTCTCCGTGGTTTGATTACGAAAAGCTTGGTTTATTTTCAGATAGCTTAATGATTATGACATACGATGAGCACAACCCAAGAACAACACCCGGGTCAACAGCATCAGTCAATTGGACAGAAGCAACGATTCGTTATGCTTTGAAGCATGGAGTACCACCATCAAAAATTTTACTCGGTGTCGCTAGTTATGGATGGGACTGGGATACAACAGCAAATGAAACTTTGTATAGCTCCCATGCAATGTTAATGGGTCAGATAACAAAATATAAAGCTAAAGTTATATGGGACTCTCGTTCGCAAACACCTCATTTCAGTTACGTAGATAAAAAACATCATAGCCACCAGGCTTGGTTTGAGAATAGCCACAGTCTGCGGTTTAAGCTAAACCTTGTAGAAAAATATAACTTACGGGGAATCGGAATTTGGCGACTTGGCTTAGAAGACCCAATGTACTGGACGACCATACCCGAGAAAATAAAAGTAAAAAAGTGA
- a CDS encoding YjcZ family sporulation protein: MSYDGGYGGGSRMNFVLIVVLFILLIIVGASFMSGY; the protein is encoded by the coding sequence ATGTCATACGATGGCGGATATGGTGGTGGATCTAGAATGAACTTCGTACTAATCGTGGTTCTATTCATTCTTTTAATTATTGTTGGCGCAAGTTTCATGAGCGGGTACTAA
- a CDS encoding DUF2268 domain-containing protein — protein sequence MGVIRTDKWLHDSYHKPIEICEKLTVHFEGAHASEIYDYLTLHGMYHPFGNGNEVVKELQKNKVWEIVQEESLRLQKAWEGPNIPIFIFPSDKNNLKLKQGFNGKSGLAFKDKLLLFISEDNMEKEIRALFTHEYNHVCRLSKFQKNEEDYVLLDTIILEGLAENAVSERLGEEFLATWTSYYSNEELKKMWKNLVLPNKDVPKNDLKHQSILYGSRFYPKMLGYCVGHYLVMNYIEATNKTSKDLLNIKTDHIAQIK from the coding sequence ATGGGCGTTATTAGAACAGATAAGTGGTTGCACGATTCGTATCATAAACCAATTGAAATATGTGAAAAGTTAACAGTTCACTTTGAGGGTGCTCATGCTTCCGAAATCTACGATTACTTAACTCTACATGGAATGTATCATCCTTTTGGGAACGGAAACGAGGTAGTGAAAGAATTACAAAAAAATAAGGTGTGGGAAATTGTCCAAGAAGAAAGTCTACGACTTCAAAAAGCGTGGGAAGGACCAAATATCCCTATTTTTATTTTTCCATCAGATAAAAACAACCTTAAATTAAAACAGGGCTTTAACGGAAAATCAGGTTTGGCCTTCAAGGATAAACTACTTTTATTTATTTCAGAGGATAACATGGAAAAGGAAATAAGGGCATTGTTTACACATGAGTATAACCATGTTTGCCGATTATCCAAGTTTCAAAAAAACGAAGAGGATTACGTATTGCTGGACACAATCATTTTAGAAGGATTAGCTGAAAATGCAGTAAGTGAAAGATTGGGTGAAGAATTCTTAGCTACTTGGACATCGTATTATTCCAATGAAGAGCTAAAGAAAATGTGGAAAAATTTAGTGCTCCCAAATAAAGATGTTCCAAAAAATGACCTTAAACATCAAAGCATATTGTATGGATCACGTTTCTATCCGAAAATGTTAGGGTACTGTGTTGGGCATTACTTGGTTATGAATTATATTGAAGCAACTAACAAAACAAGTAAGGATCTACTTAATATCAAAACAGACCATATTGCTCAAATAAAGTGA
- a CDS encoding YkvA family protein, whose product MFAKIKVWARNLKRQIFILYFACKDSRVPWYAKVFTASVVAYAFSPIDLIPDFIPILGFLDDVIILPLGIMFALKMIPKDVLSDCETKAEEMMKNGKPKNWIVGSIIVLIWGLITIWAIIKIYSFFS is encoded by the coding sequence ATGTTTGCGAAAATTAAGGTTTGGGCTAGGAATTTAAAACGACAGATATTTATTCTTTATTTTGCTTGTAAGGATTCAAGAGTACCTTGGTACGCTAAAGTATTTACGGCTTCTGTGGTCGCTTATGCGTTCAGTCCGATTGACCTCATACCAGATTTTATACCCATTCTTGGCTTTTTAGATGATGTAATTATCCTTCCGTTAGGGATAATGTTTGCATTGAAGATGATTCCGAAAGATGTATTATCTGACTGTGAAACTAAGGCAGAAGAAATGATGAAAAACGGTAAGCCGAAGAATTGGATAGTAGGTTCAATAATAGTATTGATTTGGGGTTTAATTACAATATGGGCTATTATAAAAATTTATAGCTTCTTCAGCTAA
- a CDS encoding class I SAM-dependent methyltransferase, with product MNYTYLDCLAIFGVGGAHPGGLQLTKELLSREKIDETKSILDAGCGTGQTSAYIAEQYQCNVTSLDCNKIMLDKASQRFSSLHLPIEVKQGSTEHLPFDEDLFDIILSESVISFTDVSLTIPEFKRVLKPNGVLLAIEMVLEKSLSEDELKSIVNFYGVSRLLTENEWYNLFKRAGIKQVSVEKFKLELDENDVQNVTDFSLSENIDDKFFEIFEKHLHFTTVYKDILGFRLFRCCI from the coding sequence TTGAATTACACTTATCTTGATTGTTTAGCAATATTTGGAGTTGGAGGTGCCCATCCTGGAGGCCTTCAACTAACAAAAGAGCTCTTATCAAGGGAAAAAATAGATGAAACAAAGTCGATTCTTGATGCTGGGTGTGGAACAGGGCAAACCTCTGCATATATTGCAGAACAGTACCAATGTAATGTTACTTCCTTAGATTGTAATAAAATCATGTTGGATAAGGCTAGTCAAAGATTTTCATCCTTACATTTACCAATTGAAGTTAAGCAAGGGAGCACTGAACATCTTCCTTTCGATGAGGATTTATTTGATATTATTCTTTCAGAATCAGTAATATCCTTTACAGATGTCTCCTTAACAATTCCTGAATTTAAAAGAGTATTAAAGCCAAATGGTGTTTTGCTTGCTATTGAAATGGTACTTGAAAAATCACTTTCTGAAGATGAATTGAAATCTATCGTTAATTTTTATGGAGTTTCTCGATTACTAACTGAAAATGAATGGTATAACTTATTCAAAAGAGCCGGTATTAAACAAGTTAGTGTAGAGAAGTTTAAACTTGAGTTGGATGAAAATGATGTGCAAAATGTTACGGATTTTTCACTTTCGGAGAATATTGATGATAAATTCTTTGAAATTTTTGAAAAGCACTTGCACTTCACAACAGTTTATAAGGATATACTAGGTTTTCGACTATTCAGATGTTGTATTTGA